In Zymoseptoria tritici IPO323 chromosome 7, whole genome shotgun sequence, a single genomic region encodes these proteins:
- a CDS encoding uncharacterized protein (No reliable hits with protein databases, neither with hypothetical (not significant). Probable M graminicola specific protein (novel gene). unknown function.), producing MQFSIVALGLAAVASAAVAPAYIAPSPPTYASAVPASYASAPPAYASNPAVYPAHPAANGTAPAGTTNGTTTPAAGANGGGANGGANGGANGGANGGANGGANGGANGGANGGANGGANGGANGGVNGGVDGGVDGGANGAKPEGDAAVYTGGAAQLTSGVACAAGLIAFFL from the coding sequence ATGCAGTTCTCCATCGTCGCCCTCGGCCTTGCTGCCGTCGCCTCTGCTGCCGTCGCCCCAGCCTACATCGCCCCATCTCCACCAACTTACGCCTCTGCTGTCCCAGCCAGCTACGCTTCCGCACCACCTGCGTACGCTTCTAACCCGGCCGTCTACCCTGCGCACCCAGCTGCTAACGGCACCGCACCTGCCGGCACGACGAATGGAACAACAACCCCTGCAGCGGGAGCCAACGGAGGAGGAGCCAACGGAGGAGCCAACGGAGGAGCCAACGGAGGAGCCAACGGAGGAGCCAACGGAGGAGCCAACGGAGGAGCCAACGGAGGAGCCAACGGAGGAGCCAACGGAGGAGCCAACGGAGGAGCCAACGGAGGAGTCAACGGAGGAGTCGACGGAGGAGTCGACGGAGGAGCTAACGGAGCCAAGCCCGAGGGTGATGCTGCTGTCTACACTGGCGGCGCCGCTCAGCTCACTAGCGGTGTTGCTTGCGCTGCCGGCCTCATCGCTTTCTTCTTGTAG